The DNA region GTTTCTCTCGTTCGCATGTGAGAAGATTGGTTTTTCCTAGGACCTCTCAAACGTTCTGCGACATTCAGAGTCATTCAAAGTCAATTAAAGAATTGGTTCTTGCCAAGAGTTTATAAAatcttgttccttttttaatgtgcGTAaatcgagttatggatgcaagCGGGAAGTTTacagagcacgagagaagcatACGGCGCAGCCTCcagcaactctagctttttgagaaACAATTCTTTTACAACATAGCGGACACAACTTGAGCTTGAAGAAACAGTTTTATCATTATTGTGTCGGGTTTGCCAGGTAATCGTGATCTATCCGAAAGCTATGACTAAACGACTGAGGAAAAAAACGATTAAAAACTATTTCGAGACCAAAGCTTtattcaaagaattgaaaatttgCTGATAAAAATCTTAAAACGTACGAACTTCTCACATGTACCAGACCACGTAGTATATCAAGCATGCTAAAATTATCGGCCAGAATATTGCGAAGGTATTtgatgaaaattctgaaatcGTTCAATGTTACATTTAAAATCTGCTGTTGAACGATACGCTTGGGACATATCGatcattaaaaataatattcacCGTTCGAAAAACGAAGCGAAAAATGTAAGAATTTCTTGAGTTTACGAGACCCGCGTGGTTGATTCACCAAAGTTTACTACAATTTACGAGCAGAAAAGTGCAAATTGAGATCTGTAGTAATGTATTTACGCAGGACATGTTTGTTAAACAACTGCTTGTTAAACAACTGCTTTGCCCTCTAAGTCTTATAAAGAAGACATCCTTTAAAATCAGGCCCCTAACATTAAGGAGGTCCtgtgaaatattttaaacagcTTTTATTCTATTTCAAGGAGGAAAACAATGACAGCAGACAGCACCCATCATCAAGAAGTCTTAGAGTTACTTTCCTGGCATCTGAATGGGGATCAAGCAAAGGAGGCCTCTCCACGTTAAACAGGGAATTAGCAATGAACATTGCAAAGAACCCAAGAGTTAAGGTCAGTTACTTTGTTCTAAGTTGCAATGAAGAGGACAAGAAAGCAGCTCAAAGTTGCAAAATAGAACTTATAAAGGCAGAAAAGTGGCCCGGCTTCGATGAACTGGACTGGCTCAGCTTTCCACCAAAGGATTTGCAAATCGACGTTGTGGTTGGACATGGCGCCAAACTTGGCCATCAGGCACAAATCATAAGGAAGTACCACAAATGTAAATGGATTCATGTTGTCCATACAGACCCTGAGGAACTAGGGATATATAAAGAATATACTAATCCAATTTCGAATGCTCAGAAAAAGCATGAAACAGAGGTGGAACTTTGCGAACTAGCTGACCTCGTTGTACCAGTTGGCCCCAAATTGTACAAAGCGTTTCATTCTTATCTCGCCTCGTGCAAGGAAGAGCAATATTTCTTCGAGTTTACTCCTGGAATTATGGCAGAATTCTCTGAATTGAAACAAGCTCTAGACAAACGAGAAGTTTGTAAAGTCTTGTGTTTTGGTCGTGGAGATTCGGAGGACTTTAAATTAAAAGGTTTCGACATAGCAGCTCGAGCTGTGGCTAAGTCGAGTCATTGTATTCTGTTATTTGTTGGTGCTGCGAAGGGAAAACTTGAAGAGACACGAACACGTTTCCTCGATTTTGATATCCTTCCCACCCAGCTGAGGGTACGTCCGTTTTTGGATTGCCGGGAAGatgtgaaaaaggtattttgCGAAGCAGACCTTGTGGTTATGCCGTCGAGAACTGAAGGCTTCGGGTTAACGGGTCTTGAAGCCTTGTCAGCTGGTCTGCCTATTCTTGTGAGTCGAAAATCAGGATTTGGAGAAGCTTTGATGAAAGTACCATTTGGCCGGAATTTTGTGATTGATTCAGATGATCCAGATCAGTGGGCCAAAGCAATTGAGGAATTCTGCAACAACGACAGAAGCAGTCGACTTGAAGAGTGTGAAAAACTGCGAGACTTCTATCAAAAAAAGTACAGTTGGAAAAAACAGTGTGAATCTCTCATTGACAAAATGATCAGCATCACTCCAAACGGTATGGAAGTAAGCTTAGCAGAGATCATCCAATGCTATACCAATAGGGCATTCCGTCGCACCGTGGTCACAAGCCTCCCAATTAGTTTAGCCAAAATagtcagaaatattttttagttaaCTTTCAGGCATCCTTCTCCCTTAGCCATCGCCAGGGTTAATTTTCCCACAAAAACGTAACTCACTGCAATGCGAAATATTGATTCGTGGCATCGGGAGATGTATCAAACCTTTATGGGCTCGTTTAGCAAATTATGTAACAGCGGCTACTTAAACCCCAAACCTATAAAACACTACATaactaattaaataattaaCGTCATTAATTAATGTCACATGTTTTTCATATAGAGAAGTCTGAAGATTGTGGGGGTGCAACAGAAAAGTCCACATTGCTTCACCAGACGGAAGTCAGTAACGGCCTTTGTTCAGGTACCTTACTCTTTAAGCACTccgttttaaaaaatgtaaataactaataataatcataataacgataaaaattattgtaataacTCGTATTCTGGAGACTAGTATCTAGTATTAAATTCTGACATACCAGATTGAAGCATTGAAGTATCTAAGAGAGCGATTGGGGAAATTGATGAACTTTTGGTTCGAAGAGTGGCATTGAAATTTTTACTCCAAACTCGTACCACTGATATACTAGCAAAATCCTTATTCATCCAAATAATTATAGGCCAATTTCACGTACATGGCTGTTATGCAATACCTTCAGTTCGCCGTGTATTCCATGAAATATCAAGATTGAAATCTCAGGATTTTCCATGAGAATGCCCAGTGGCTCTAATTTATCCTATGGAACATTTTACCGGAGATTGTCGAAGGATCTCGATCGTTCTTTGAAGTGATCAAGCACAAGGTAACAAATAAAATCGATGTGCTCAAACTTACCAAAGCACAACCGTTTGGTTGTTAAGTTCTCGCAATTTCTTTCTTTGCCTTtacctttcatttattttcatgtcgCCTTTAAACTTACTTCGCAGAAAAAGCAGTCTTAAATAAATACATCTGAGAACACTTCTTTTTTAGACCCATGTTTTTGTTGATCTGagcaatttgtttcttttcctctcaGAAAGTGGATAAGATAAGTAAACTAAGCACCACtcgaaaaataaacacatttaaaTGATCTTTAGCCTACCGTGAGTTATTTGCTGTGCATCTGCAATCATTTGAGCGGCCATTGTCTATTAAAGTTTTGCTTTCCAATGTGAATCTTGTTGTTGAATCCACGCAATGAAAAATAGCTGTGGTAAGTCAGTTAGTACAATGAATCAGTTCCTGTGCGTAAGTCACAAGTTCGCCGTGTTGCTCGACTTATTTCACTACCAGTCTCTTGCTAGTTAAGACCAAAACGTGAATATCCGAGCTTTAAGTTTGGGCTAGGTTTACCGCCGCTAATTTAATTAGTTATCAAGTGTAACCCTCCATGTCCAAGGAGTTTGCCAACTAGAAATTGACAAGTTTCGTGGGTGAATTTTGCTTATATCACGCTATAATCACGTTGTAATTGACTTTGTTTCTAATTGTTTGAGCATTCAACCGAATGGAGTGCTTTCATCtcttgataaaaattaaataaagaacggATCTATCGTTTTCATCACAAGATTAATTGGAAATCATTCCATTTATTGAACTTTTTTTAAGTTAGCAGAGCAGATTTGTTTGAAGAGAAAATTTCCAGTCTCCGGCTTCATATCATTACGTATGCAGAGAGAGTAGTTGTTTTGTCCTCGTGAGAACCAAAGCAGCCGAGTCAATTCTCGCATGGCTGCCTCTTCAACCAGCTCTGTGTTATGAAGTAATGCGTTTACCTTAACTGCTGAGAATGTATGGAGGATTTGTGAAATGACGATAACAACTCAAGCTTCCCTTTGGAAATCTGGAGACGAAAACAACTGACAAGGTTTACAGAAGAAGAACACTACGTCATCACGCCACATTTTCTAAAAATAGGGTTTGGATGTTTGGCAATATATTGCGGCCACTTTTATGACCTGACGtacgaaatgaaaatattaacagTCCAAATGCAAAACCCAGAGAAAGGAATAAAAAGGATAGATAAAGAAGAATATACTAATGAATACGTAATGTCATTGATGCCAGAGGTGCTGATTTTACAAGTTTCGTATGTTGCTATATAAAGAACGTACTTGTAACTTGCCATTATCTTTTGAGTTAAAAGCTAACCATGTCGAAAGTTTCCCAAAGACAACGCAAGCAGATTTCGGAGTGTTATTGTTTTATGACGGGTATCTTTCAATGTCTTTCAATATCTTTATTGAATGACTGACACACACCCGTTTCAGCTCTAGTCAATCGAGCGTATCATATTTTGTTTGCTGATATCAACCAGATTTGACTTCTTTCATGAGTGACCTTAATTAATGTCATGAGTAAATGTTTTTTGAAGGAACGACTGTGCGGAGTGATATCGCGGTGCTTTTGGACGCTTTCTTTTATTCCTAGTGATAACGCTTCATGACTTTGCCTAAGACAGGTAATATACGCTAATTTATGACGGCAACGCTTCCACTGATTACGAAACGATTGGCGTGCGTTTGATAATGCAAAatctttttgaattttttttcgccatATTGAATGCACGTAGTAATATGTGTACACAAGGAAATATTGTTCAGTTTTTACTCAAGTTAGTGCGCACTATCGGCTGTTAGTCGTTTAAATCGATCAAACTTCCTGGTTAAATGATGAATCGACGCCATTTTGAATACGTTCGCACTTGGTCAGTTTCTTCCTCCGGCGATGGCGGTTGAAGCCGTTGGATAAATGTTAGGCGCTTTTCAAACTAACACCTTGCAGAAATGTACAGTATGTTGGGagtagaatttttttaaaatttgccgTGTACAGCGTGTCTAGTTTCCAGAATCTATAGAGATGTTTCCCAGAATTGCAAACTCATTCACGCACTAAGTTCGCGTGACAGATTGAGTGACATGTGTTGACAAAGCTCTCTATAATTTGAACCAACTGCGcgcaatttatttctttattactttCAATGCACTTTGTTGGCGGCTTTGgtgtgaaaaagaaagaaagttttttGATTTCAGCACCAGGACGTGCTCTTCTCTATACCTGGTCTATTTCtgatatatttttcattctcccAAGAGTACAAGTGTTCAGAATTCAAATGACCTAAACGCCCATTTTCAGGTTTGTCACGCTTTAAAGCCGTTTTCTCTGTAAACAGGAAGTCGTGCCATTCGAAACTCTAGAAAATACGAACAGCCCCTGCGTGACTTTACAAGTTTCACAGCCATGACACCGTAAAATAAGTTTCATAGAAAAGAGACAAGAGGCTAATCAGACTATTACGAAAAAGTAAATAACTGATAAATAACTGTTGGCTGAAACGACACCGGAAATAGGGTTCCTTACAGACGTAATTTATTAGAGTTCCGCTTTCGCTACCATACCGCTCGTAGCTAGCTGCTGCAAATTTCAGCTAAACACGCTTACAATCTACAAGAATATAGAATTTTTCACTGCGTGCTTTCAAAAATAACGTATTAATGATATACATGTAATATAGTTGCCTTTTTGGCCGAGACCGCCGAGGTCTGGAGTGTCCAAACGTTCTGACAATAACGTACTTGGAATCTCTGGGAGATTTTCATCTTATTTACTGCCTAATTCTTCAGTTCAAGATCCTTGAAATCTCCCAAAAATCTCTTGGAGGATCTTATCGGGatcttcatttatattttcttgtcAGGATCTTCGAGCAAATTTTCAAGCATCAAGATAATGATAAGGATCgagatgatgataatgatcCTTAAAACGTTTacataaaattttgaaagatgCTGAGTAACGCTATCTAGATCCGCATTGATCTTGTAATTCCTTAAGATTGTGGGAGGCGCAGTGGCCTAATGATCAGTGTACTGTAGTGGACTCCGTGTCGAGAGGCCCGGGTTCGAGACCTGGCTGAGAcaatgtgttttgttcttgggcaagatACTTTATTCTTTAGGGCACACTTACCTTGAAGTCTCGCTCTGTTATGTGTCCTGCACCTTCATGATGAAAGCGatcaaaaacaaatgaaagcatTCAGCATCTTTAATTAAACGAAGAATGATGCAAACCTCGATCAGATGTCCTGGTTGAATGCTCTACCTACTGAGCCGCAGGTAACTCATTAGCGAGCTGGACCATGGACTAAGTTCATATCTGACGGGCTTACTGCATACTGCAATATTTATCCGTTTGAGCTAATATAGCTAATATGAAATAACTGTGTTTATTATAGGCAAAAGCCCTGACCAATTGGTAGCAAACATGACACATTCCACACTAGTTGTCGAACCATTTGCTAACATTTCAGCGCAAGAGTTGCTAAGAAATACCCACGGGTTGTTCGGATGGGTTAGAAAGGAGGAGACAGGGATACGATCGATGGTGAAAGCACTTGACTGTAAGTACTGGAAGtcacaaacattttaaaaaaaagaacaaaaatgcaaaaaaagaaaaaatcaacgtacaaacaaacagaaaaacaaactattaaaatgaaaagataacCTGAGAAAGTCTCAAAACTAGAATAGAAACGTCACAAGAAACTCCATCATCCTTATGAATAATGGCATAAAATACAGCGAGGAAATGCTTGAAGGAAAAGAGTTCTATCGGCTCATGTTTTTTATTGTAAGATTGAGCTGAATTATGCAcgtgttttgattggttcttacaaACGATGACGGAGGACAGACGCACTGATGAaatcattaacaattttttcttctttaccatgcaaaacaaatagatttcatgtttCCGTGGGTTTCTTCGCTAACAGATCACAGAAAACGTCAAGATGCGTCAGAAAATTAGTGACACACCAGGTTgcgcctcatgtgccacttttttcctcttaccacattttgacgccatcggtgatctattactgaacagacgcaatCAATGAATCAATCAGCTTATCTATTAAAGTTAATGCGTGAGATCAGGTAGTCCTGTATATCAAAGCTAGAGGGTCATGTATAAGACACATGACAGTAATCAAAAAAAGAGTAAGCCGACAAAAATACTACGACAATTCAAGTAAAAATATCAGGctagaacaaattaaaattttccagtTATACAGTAGTTACATTTGCTGCAAGGTAACTTGGAATCTATTATTAAATATAGCGACTTCCACTACGAAGAAATCATGTAAACATTGTTTTTCGTTTTAGGGCCCTGGCGTTATATGATCCTCAGTAAAGGATGTCTGTACTTATTTAGACATTCCGACGACCAAAACTTTTGTGAGGCAGTCCCTCTCAGCAGCTTCAGGTATGGTAGAACTCCGATGTAACGACTTTAGCCCGGCTAAAGATATAGTAAAATGTATGGGACAGAACCTCGATATAACGTAATCCTCTTATAAAGAACACAACCCAGAAGCTCAAACGTATAATATACCCC from Pocillopora verrucosa isolate sample1 chromosome 1, ASM3666991v2, whole genome shotgun sequence includes:
- the LOC136281063 gene encoding uncharacterized protein, with product MEEENNDSRQHPSSRSLRVTFLASEWGSSKGGLSTLNRELAMNIAKNPRVKVSYFVLSCNEEDKKAAQSCKIELIKAEKWPGFDELDWLSFPPKDLQIDVVVGHGAKLGHQAQIIRKYHKCKWIHVVHTDPEELGIYKEYTNPISNAQKKHETEVELCELADLVVPVGPKLYKAFHSYLASCKEEQYFFEFTPGIMAEFSELKQALDKREVCKVLCFGRGDSEDFKLKGFDIAARAVAKSSHCILLFVGAAKGKLEETRTRFLDFDILPTQLRVRPFLDCREDVKKVFCEADLVVMPSRTEGFGLTGLEALSAGLPILVSRKSGFGEALMKVPFGRNFVIDSDDPDQWAKAIEEFCNNDRSSRLEECEKLRDFYQKKYSWKKQCESLIDKMISITPNEKSEDCGGATEKSTLLHQTEVSNGLCSGKSPDQLVANMTHSTLVVEPFANISAQELLRNTHGLFGWVRKEETGIRSMVKALDWPWRYMILSKGCLYLFRHSDDQNFCEAVPLSSFRVCNAPKKSKYPWVFKLIHTFDVKTLVFAVDTDFDLKKWQDAIARDMEKYCGDSSWAEDVDRYCSIDDDISSKPPSRVQAFQPRERRPAPLPGTRCPHSCSFFSPDLRQKPLPPPLDTSQKPLPSPSDISQKPLSSLPGQEKPKFAGRPTSDPKPTTLPLPPVSHRQSSPATMERFPGRSSDSSGLTTQRLEGVINQLQKAMVNPTGSASTLPSPPKAGPAALLKPIKLGRGDPEGQSFKVKHKEGVLPSSALLLDSDKTEVNSLLENKHGVYVVRNSQNAQSKMALSVCTGDRIRQLRALHLEHLKFVNNKWLSALRN